A portion of the Pleuronectes platessa chromosome 15, fPlePla1.1, whole genome shotgun sequence genome contains these proteins:
- the eva1c gene encoding protein eva-1 homolog C, which yields MRVMSWTRPCPGLDLSHCLFYLSLLLWTRRLSGLADFSNYLSRIITSHSAHACDGQPLRLHCPRHSTISIQSAFYGSGEVWACRADPDPPPGAHNHSCSAFTALQKLLSECQSHRDCQLPVNHLLFGKDPCPGTSKYLHVDYRCKPTEHRRHVACEGDTMVLGCKPPRLLVIYAAVYGRSLGHADTCPSHLTRPPPFECLDHAAVHSVSKSCHGKQKCAVAVSNQTFRDPCFPGTRKYLSVIYSCVPQSLLREADPDVFSSTSSPPVETDKAAPVDLEELLVKGSRRPGNSGAVMSTSLLTYTYIREHPEMAALLFTSSVCVGLLITLLAVSVRVTCRGRQVRDHRLQTRSTSQTVKRQVEEDEEEEEDDDDDEGTESSLISTTERKVVCEWEEVTNVSEEADRAERIERRDMVIQEISMNAYLNGSSC from the exons ATGAGAGTCATGAGCTGGACGCGTCCTTGTCCCGGACTGGACCTGAGCCACTGTCTCTTCTACCTGAGCCTGCTCCTGTGGACCAGACGCCTGAGTGGACTGGCTGACTTCTCTA ACTACCTGTCCAGAATCATCACCAGCCACTCGGCCCACGCGTGTGACGGACAGCCCCTGCGTCTCCACTGTCCTCGTCACTCCACCATCTCCATCCAGTCGGCCTTCTACGGGAGCGGGGAGGTGTGGGCGTGCAGGGCCGACCCCGACCCCCCGCCCGGAGCACACAACCACAGCTGCTCGGCGTTCACCGCTCTGcag AAGCTGCTGTCGGAGTGTCAGAGCCACAGAGACTGCCAGCTCCCTGTCAATCACCTGCTGTTTGGGAAGGACCCTTGTCCCGGGACTTCTAAATACCTCCACGTGGACTACAGGTGTAAACCCA CTgaacacaggagacatgtggccTGTGAGGGAGACACCATGGTCCTGGGCTGTAAGCCCCCCAGGCTGCTGGTCATCTATGCAGCTGTCTACGGCAGAAGTCTGGGCCACGCTGACACCTGCCCCTCACACCTGACCAGACCTCCCCCTTTTG AGTGTCTCGACCACGCGGCCGTGCACTCGGTGTCCAAGTCCTGCCACGGCAAACAGAAGTGTGCTGTTGCTGTCAGCAACCAGACCTTCAGGGACCCCTGCTTTCCAGGAACCAGGAAGTACCTCAGTGTGATCTATTCCTGTG TCCCACAGTCTTTACTGAGGGAGGCCGACCCCGACGTGTTCAGCTCCACCTCGTCTCCGCCTGTGGAGACAGACAAAG CTGCTCCTGTAGATCTGGAAGAGCTTTTGGTCAAAGGGTCGAGAAGACCCGGCAACTCGGGAGCCGTGATGAGCACCTCTCTCCTGACCTACACCTACATCAGAG AGCATCCAGAAATGGCGGCGCTGCTCTTCACCTCCAGTGTGTGCGTTGGCCTCCTGATCACGCTGCTGGCTGTATCAGTCCGTGTGACCTGCAGAGGGCGCCAGGTCAGAGATCACAGACTCCAAACCAGGTCTACTAGCCAGACTGTAAAACgccaggtggaggaggacgaggaagaggaagaagatgatgatgatgatgaaggaacgGAAAGTTCTTTAATCTCCACCACAGAGAGGAAGGTGGTGTGTGAATGGGAGGAAGTGACTAATGTGAGCGAGGAAGCCGATCGGGCGGAGAGGATCGAGCGCAGAGATATGGTCATACAGGAGATCTCCATGAACGCATACCTGAACGGCAGCTCCTGTTAA
- the cfap298 gene encoding cilia- and flagella-associated protein 298 — protein MVQLHVKRGDESQFLFSTTVDAPLDTAIQQITAIYNGRLKVERICSEIPELADHGVTLPPNMQGLTAEQIVDLNLRDEWEEKCVPSGGAVLRNDEMGRRNGHAPNDKMKEVLMKTMDEAKALISKKQVQANVCVTVEMVKEALDQLRGAVMIVYPMELPPHDPIRMEFEEREDLSGMQASQQVITEDECQLWWAAKEMQRGKKLQDYVGKNDKTKIVVKIQKKGQGAPAREPLVTEEQQKQMMMHAYRRQEELKKLEETDEDSSLDSDWSDRGALKKQFQGLTNIKWGPR, from the exons ATGGTGCAGCTGCACGTGAAGCGAGGAGACGAGAGTCAGTTCCTCTTCAGCACCACAGTGGACGCTCCGCTGGACACAGCCATCCAGCAGATTACTGCCATTTACAACGGGAGACTGAAGGTGGAGCGAATATGTTCAG AGATACCGGAGCTTGCAGACCATGGCGTCACGCTGCCGCCCAACATGCAGGGGCTGACCGCGGAGCAGATCGTGGATCTGAATCTGAGGGATGAGTGGGAGGAGAAGTGCGTTCCCAGCGGAGGAGCAGTATTAAGGAACGATGAGATGGGGAGAAGGAACGGACACG CTCCCAATGATAAAATGAAAGAGGTGTTGATGAAAACAATGGACGAGGCCAAGGCTCTAATCTCCAAA AAACAAGTTCAGGCCAACGTCTGTGTCACAGTGGAGATGGTAAAGGAAGCTCTGGATCAGCTGAGAGGTGCCGTGATGATTGTGTACCCCATGGAGCTGCCTCCTCACGACCCCATCAGGATGGAGTTCGAGGAGCGGGAAGACCTTTCAGGAATGCAG GCGTCTCAGCAGGTGATCACAGAGGACGAGTGCCAGCTCTGGTGGGCGGCCAAAGAGATGCAAAGGGGGAAGAAACTGCAGGACTACGTCGGCAAAAATGACAAGACGAAGATTGTGGTGAAAATCCAAAAG AAAGGGCAGGGGGCGCCAGCGAGGGAACCTCTGGTCactgaggagcagcagaagcagatgATGATGCACGCCTACAGAAGGCAAGAGGAGCTCAAG AAACTGGAGGAGACGGACGAGGACAGCAGCCTGGACTCCGACTGGTCGGACAGAGGGGCTCTGAAGAAACAGTTCCAAGGCCTCACCAACATCAAATGGGGACCGAGATAA
- the haus1 gene encoding HAUS augmin-like complex subunit 1, translating into MCEKIETVNSWLGSVFGDQPVPQFEVNTRTVDVLFQLSRCSEARCGDTALLIEDMKQKTCEYQADGSHLQEVLLQGVGLSSASLSKPAADYLSALVDNAMVLGVRDTSLDSFMPAVNNLTNELLEAEKSNRRLERELKALRKRLGATLVLRSTLQEDINKSVKAQAVESAKAEERLLNMDFVMAKAKELNNRREKAEAQLVSRNMDKSVSHQAIVQLSEEVTALRQEIIPMKKKLEPYMDLSPNPSLAQVKIEEAKRELAAVDAQLEMNVDFK; encoded by the exons ATGTGTGAGAAGATCGAGACG gtgaACAGCTGGCTGGGCTCGGTGTTCGGGGACCAGCCGGTGCCTCAGTTCGAGGTGAACACCAGGACCGTGGACGTGTTGTTCCAGCTGAGCCGCTGCAGTGAGGCCCGCTGCGGGGACACGGCTCTGCTCATAGAGGACATGAAGCAGAAGACATGCGAGTATCAGGCGGATG GTTCACATCTGCAGGAAGTTCTCCTCCAAGGTGTCGGCCTGTCCAGTGCCAGCCTGTCAAAGCCCGCTGCAGACTACTTGTCGGCCTTAGTGGACAATGCTATGGTGCTCGGAGTGAGGGACACATCATTGGACAG CTTCATGCCGGCAGTGAACAACCTCACCAACGAGCTTCTGGAAGCAGAGAAGTCCAACAGGCGACTGGAGAGGGAACTCAAGGCGCTCAGAAAGCGACTCGGAGCCACTCTGGTGCTGCGCAGCACTTTACAGGA GGATATCAACAAAAGTGTTAAAGCTCAGGCAGTGGAGAGCGCTAAAGCAGAGGAGAGGCTCCTCAACATGGACTTTGTGATGGCAAAGGCCAAAGAGCTGAACAACAGACGGGAGAAGGCCGAG GCTCAACTCGTGTCGAGGAACATGGACAAGTCCGTCAGCCACCAGGCTATTGTGCAGCTCTCTGAG gaagtCACCGCTCTGAGACAAGAAATTATCCCCATGAAAAAGAAACTGGAGCCGTACATGGATCTCAGCCCA AACCCGTCTCTTGCTCAGGTGAAAATAGAAGAAGCAAAGAGAGAATTG GCTGCTGTTGATGCCCAACTTGAGATGAATGTGGATTTCAAGTGA